The Neomonachus schauinslandi chromosome 11, ASM220157v2, whole genome shotgun sequence genome contains a region encoding:
- the LOC110576421 gene encoding LOW QUALITY PROTEIN: olfactory receptor 51V1-like (The sequence of the model RefSeq protein was modified relative to this genomic sequence to represent the inferred CDS: substituted 1 base at 1 genomic stop codon): MSASSASIINTSIFILTGFPGLDQYYPWFSTPFSSIYAIMFLGNCLVPHVIQTEPSLHQPMFYFLAMLALTDLFMELSTVHMVLGVLWGLSQEIGLDACISQTYFVHGLSCTESGVLLEMAFDRFTAICNPLRYTSILTNSRVIHVMVTILMRSALPILPIIIHLKFFHYCLPHILSHSFCLHQDLLXLACSDVHFNSFYVLALVICTLLLDAVLILISYVFILHTVLAIASREERLKALQTCVSHICAILVFYIPIIGLTMVHHFGKHLSPSIHVLMGNIYIVFPPLMNPIFYSVKTQQIQSRMKKWFSLKM; encoded by the coding sequence ATGTCTGCTTCTTCGGCTTCCATTATCAATACCTCAATATTCATTCTCACGGGGTTCCCCGGCCTAGACCAGTACTATCCCTGGTTTTCAACTCCTTTCTCCTCCATCTATGCTATCATGTTCCTGGGAAATTGCCTGGTGCCGCATGTGATCCAGACAGAGCCGAGCCTGCACCAGCCCATGTTCTACTTCCTGGCCATGCTGGCCCTCACTGACCTGTTCATGGAGCTGTCCACAGTGCACATGGTGCTGGGGGTCCTGTGGGGGCTCAGCCAGGAGATTGGTCTGGATGCTTGCATTTCACAGACTTACTTTGTCCACGGACTTTCCTGCACAGAATCTGGAGTCCTTCTGGAGATGGCCTTTGATCGCTTCACTGCAATCTGCAATCCTCTGCGCTACACATCCATCCTGACCAACAGTAGAGTCATTCATGTCATGGTGACCATTTTGATGAGAAGTGCATTGCCCATTCTCCCCATCATCATTCACCTGAAGTTCTTCCATTACTGCCTCCCCCACATCCTCTCCCACTCTTTCTGCCTGCACCAGGACCTACTCTGACTCGCCTGCTCTGACGTCCACTTCAACAGCTTCTATGTCCTGGCTCTGGTCATCTGTACCTTGTTGTTGGATGCTGTGCTCATTCTCATCTCCTATGTTTTCATCTTGCATACAGTGCTGGCAATTGCATCCCGGGAGGAGAGGCTCAAGGCCTTGCAGACCTGTGTGTCTCACATCTGTGCCATCCTGGTCTTTTACATCCCCATCATTGGCCTCACCATGGTGCACCACTTTGGAAAGCATCTCTCACCTTCCATTCATGTCCTTATGGGCAATATCTATATTGTCTTCCCACCCCTGATGAATCCAATCTTCTACAGTGTAAAAACCCAGCAGATCCAAAGCAGGATGAAGAAGTGGTTTTCTCTGAAAATGTAG
- the LOC110576486 gene encoding olfactory receptor 51V1-like has translation MSPVSILNISSSRFILTGFPGLEVHYLWISIPFSSIYAMVFLGNCMVLHVIRTEPSLHQPMFYFLAILALTDLCMGLSTIYTVLGILWGIICEISLDSCIAQSYFIHGLSFMESSVLLAMAFDRYIAICNPLRYSSILTNDKIMKIGVAILCRSSLLIPPVIIRLKFLNYCRPHILSHSFCLHQDLIRMACSDILFNSIYGLALVISNLLLDAVLILISYIMILHAVLAIASRDERIKSLKTCVSHICAVSVFYIPIIGLTMVHRFGKHLSPLVHVLMGNIYILFPPLMNPIIYSIKTQQIRRRVQRLFYLKRM, from the coding sequence ATGTCTCCCGTCTCTATCTTGAACATCAGTAGTTCCAGATTTATTCTCACTGGTTTTCCTGGCCTTGAAGTTCACTATCTctggatctccatccctttctCCTCCATCTATGCTATGGTCTTCCTGGGAAACTGTATGGTGCTGCATGTGATCCGGACTGAGCCAAGCCTACACCAGCCCATGTTCTACTTCCTTGCCATTCTGGCCCTCACTGATTTATGCATGGGGCTATCCACTATTTACACGGTGCTGGGGATCCTATGGGGGATCATTTGTGAGATCAGCCTGGATTCTTGCATTGCCCAGTCCTACTTCATCCATGGTCTGTCCTTCATGGAGTCCTCTGTCCTCCTTGCTATGGCTTTTGACCGCTACATTGCCATTTGCAACCCACTACGCTACTCTTCCATCCTAACTAATGACAAAATCATGAAAATTGGGGTGGCAATCTTATGTAGGAGTTCTTTACTCATACCTCCAGTCATCATTCGCCTAAAGTTCTTAAATTATTGCCGCCCCCACATCCTTTCTCACTCTTTCTGCCTGCACCAAGACTTAATTAGAATGGCCTGTTCAGACATCCTCTTCAACAGCATTTATGGTCTAGCCCTGGTAATCAGCAACCTATTGTTGGATGCAGTGCTCATACTTATCTCCTATATCATGATCTTGCATGCAGTCTTAGCTATTGCATCACGGGATGAGAGAATCAAGTCCTTGAAGACCTGTGTATCTCACATCTGTGCTGTTTCAGTTTTCTATATCCCAATCATTGGTCTGACTATGGTGCACCGCTTTGGAAAACACCTCTCACCACTGGTTCATGTCCTTATGGGCAACATCTATATCCTTTTCCCACCTTTGATGAACCCCATTATTTATAGTATCAAGACCCAACAAATACGAAGGAGAGTCCAGAGATTGTTTTATCTGAAAAGAATGTAA